The Meiothermus sp. CFH 77666 genome has a window encoding:
- a CDS encoding lipid-A-disaccharide synthase-related protein — protein sequence MTDVLIISNGNAEDLIGATLCTHLEGLSLAALPLVGAGKRYEGRVERILGPRTQMPSGGFPFNSLENLIADLKAGFHLEIVRQIRAAQQARRAVRAVAVVGDAYALAIGVLASDWGRLPLFHLQPQISHYYWAGRSVWERLKQPNQFAAEDYMFYERWMHRFVQAVYVRDPLSEQRAHRLGMHKARFVGSMAMDTLSPPERDLSGVLDGRPVLVLLPGTRGDVRFSLPLMLKSAALLPELQGLVAWAADFQQVPLPEGWRLEVQDDHTAIAISAQHRVWLLRGAFSAILQVGQVAIGTAGTANEQAAGMGIPVVAFPTPGPQYIYPNALRQSRLLGQALRLVEPSPQAVAEAVRVFLTDETAREAARREGLERNGPRGALPQIAREIRQALALRGAHAG from the coding sequence ATGACCGACGTGCTCATCATCTCGAACGGCAACGCCGAAGACCTGATCGGCGCCACCCTCTGCACGCACCTGGAGGGCCTTTCGCTGGCGGCGCTGCCCCTGGTAGGGGCCGGCAAGCGCTACGAGGGGCGGGTCGAGCGCATTCTGGGCCCCCGCACCCAGATGCCCTCGGGGGGCTTCCCCTTCAACAGCCTGGAGAACCTGATAGCCGACCTGAAGGCCGGTTTTCATCTGGAAATCGTCCGGCAGATCCGGGCTGCCCAGCAAGCCCGGCGGGCCGTGCGGGCCGTCGCGGTGGTTGGCGATGCCTACGCCCTGGCCATCGGGGTGCTGGCCTCGGACTGGGGGCGGCTACCGCTGTTTCACCTTCAGCCGCAAATCTCCCACTACTACTGGGCAGGACGCAGCGTCTGGGAGCGACTCAAACAGCCCAACCAGTTCGCCGCCGAAGACTACATGTTCTACGAGCGCTGGATGCACCGCTTCGTCCAGGCCGTATACGTGCGCGACCCGCTGAGCGAGCAACGCGCACACCGCCTGGGTATGCATAAGGCCCGTTTTGTGGGCAGCATGGCTATGGACACCCTCTCGCCTCCCGAACGCGACCTGAGCGGGGTGCTGGATGGCAGGCCGGTACTGGTCTTGCTACCCGGCACCCGCGGCGATGTGCGCTTTAGCCTGCCCCTGATGCTAAAGAGTGCAGCGCTACTCCCCGAACTGCAGGGCCTGGTAGCCTGGGCAGCCGACTTCCAGCAGGTTCCGCTGCCGGAGGGCTGGCGCCTCGAGGTGCAGGACGACCACACCGCCATTGCCATATCCGCACAGCACCGGGTCTGGCTGTTGCGGGGTGCCTTCTCGGCCATTTTGCAGGTGGGGCAGGTCGCCATCGGCACTGCCGGAACCGCCAACGAGCAGGCCGCCGGGATGGGCATTCCGGTGGTGGCCTTCCCCACCCCCGGCCCTCAGTACATCTACCCCAACGCCCTGCGCCAGAGCCGCCTGCTGGGCCAGGCCCTGCGGCTGGTGGAGCCTTCCCCCCAGGCCGTGGCCGAAGCTGTGCGGGTTTTTCTGACAGATGAAACCGCACGGGAGGCCGCGCGAAGGGAGGGCCTCGAGCGCAACGGGCCCAGGGGGGCCCTGCCCCAAATTGCCCGGGAGATTCGCCAGGCACTGGCTTTGCGGGGTGCCCATGCCGGATAG
- a CDS encoding pyroglutamyl-peptidase I, whose amino-acid sequence MKILVTGFEPFAGLPHNPSSALLEHLPERLGEAQLVRATLPVDTHRAPEALQGLYHRHRPAVALHLGLAAGRTLLSIERLAVNLLDFEIADNSGHRPQDTPILPGSPLALHTRLPLRAIQARWAEAGIPGVVSNSAGLYLCNQVMYLALATLPPEVPAGFIHLPPDETLALHKPQAFVPLQTQAQAIRLALQVTLEHKTRPAQSPDTPPSRSGLVPGGEQLQEAVQNMPESAVVAQSAKVEPA is encoded by the coding sequence GTGAAGATTCTGGTCACCGGTTTTGAGCCTTTTGCCGGGTTACCGCACAACCCCAGCAGCGCTTTGCTCGAGCATCTACCCGAGCGCCTGGGCGAAGCCCAGTTGGTGCGGGCCACCCTTCCGGTAGACACCCACCGGGCCCCCGAGGCCCTGCAGGGGCTCTACCACCGCCACCGGCCTGCAGTCGCGCTGCACCTGGGGCTGGCAGCGGGCCGGACGCTCCTGTCAATTGAGCGCCTGGCGGTCAACCTGCTCGACTTTGAAATCGCCGACAACAGCGGGCACCGCCCGCAAGACACCCCCATTCTGCCGGGAAGCCCTCTGGCCCTGCACACCCGGCTCCCCCTCCGGGCCATCCAGGCCCGCTGGGCCGAGGCGGGCATTCCCGGTGTGGTCAGCAACAGCGCCGGGCTCTACCTGTGCAACCAGGTGATGTACCTGGCCCTCGCCACGCTGCCGCCGGAGGTGCCGGCTGGTTTCATCCACCTGCCCCCCGACGAAACCCTGGCCCTGCACAAACCCCAGGCCTTTGTGCCGCTCCAGACCCAGGCCCAGGCCATCCGGCTGGCTTTGCAGGTGACCCTCGAGCACAAGACGAGGCCAGCGCAGTCTCCTGACACCCCACCCTCACGCAGTGGGCTCGTGCCTGGCGGCGAGCAGTTGCAAGAGGCCGTGCAAAACATGCCAGAATCGGCAGTAGTGGCCCAATCAGCCAAAGTTGAACCGGCATGA
- a CDS encoding glycosyltransferase produces the protein MPDSVLALVVTHNRKALLEECLQRLLQQTHRPAEVLVLDNASTDGTEALVQQRFPQLRYLRLPENTGAAGGFHHGLALARHLEHDWIWLLDDDAHPEPDSLFHLLEGLRRVRGMGLEPNLLLSRLLWTDGRVHPMGIPWPDLRRPALLVKSREHRLVPVRFGTYASMLVSRSAALQHPLPTRDYFLWNDDLEYSGRLLRRGLGFLVQDSVVVHKTRNPFSSAVTASDEQFYLEARNRAWLVRSDAFGPLGKTFWTLNSLGVFLARLRERGTAGARVIWKGWLEGFRTPPPKYP, from the coding sequence ATGCCGGATAGTGTGCTGGCCCTGGTGGTCACCCATAACCGCAAGGCGCTCCTCGAGGAGTGTTTGCAGCGCCTTCTGCAACAAACCCACCGGCCCGCCGAGGTGCTGGTGCTGGACAATGCCTCGACCGATGGCACCGAGGCCCTGGTGCAGCAGCGGTTCCCCCAGCTTCGCTACCTGCGCCTGCCCGAAAACACCGGCGCTGCGGGCGGTTTTCATCATGGTCTGGCCCTGGCCCGGCACCTGGAGCACGACTGGATCTGGCTGCTGGACGACGACGCGCACCCTGAGCCGGACAGCCTTTTCCACCTGCTCGAGGGGCTTCGTCGGGTGCGGGGGATGGGCCTCGAGCCCAACCTGCTGCTAAGCCGACTGCTCTGGACCGACGGGCGGGTTCACCCCATGGGCATTCCCTGGCCCGACCTTCGTCGCCCCGCCCTGCTGGTGAAGTCCAGGGAACACAGGCTGGTGCCGGTTCGTTTTGGCACCTATGCCTCCATGCTGGTCAGCCGCTCGGCTGCCTTGCAGCACCCCCTGCCCACCAGGGACTACTTTCTCTGGAACGACGACCTGGAGTACTCGGGCAGGCTTTTGCGCCGCGGCCTGGGTTTCCTGGTTCAGGATAGCGTGGTCGTACACAAAACCCGCAACCCCTTTAGCTCGGCGGTTACTGCTTCGGACGAGCAGTTTTATCTCGAGGCCCGCAACCGGGCCTGGCTGGTGCGCTCCGATGCCTTCGGCCCCCTGGGAAAAACCTTCTGGACGCTCAACAGCCTGGGGGTTTTTCTGGCCCGGTTGCGCGAACGGGGGACAGCGGGCGCCAGGGTCATTTGG